A window of Macrotis lagotis isolate mMagLag1 chromosome X, bilby.v1.9.chrom.fasta, whole genome shotgun sequence contains these coding sequences:
- the MAP3K1 gene encoding mitogen-activated protein kinase kinase kinase 1 isoform X1 yields MAAAAGNRTSSSGLPGSAAAGPEAGGAFLRDAGSGGRERADWRRRQLRQVRSVELEPPLFPASPPPSPEPGDPPPPPAPPARGAPRSPEPPPDGGAPSPAGAEPGERRATPGESPPAAAAAPASRDMENKETLKGLQKMDDRPEERMIREKLKATCMPAWKHEWLERRSRRGPVVVKPIPVKGDGSEINKLTPESQTEGHTNTSSPTPKGRRSPSPSSSSSSNRTVKSESPGVRRKRVSPVPFQSGRITPPRRAPSPDGFSPYSPEETNRRVNKVMRARLYLLQQIGPNSFLIGGDSPDNKYRVFIGPQTCSCGRGTFCIHLLFVMLRVFQLEPSDPMLWRKTLKNFEVESLFQKYHSRRSSRIKAPSRSTIQKFVSRMSNSHTLSSSNTSTSSSENSMKDEEEQMCPICLLGMLDEESLTVCEDGCRNKLHHHCMSIWAEECRRNREPLICPLCRSKWRSHDFYSHELPSPVDSPSVLRAAQQQTVQQQPSVGSQRRNQDSNFNLTHYGVQQIPPAYKDLAEPWIQVFGMELVGCLFSRNWNIREMALRRLSHDVSGALLLANGESTGNSGNNNGNNPSAGAASGSPQAGASGDVVVEACCSVLSMVCADPVYKVYVAALKTLRAMLVYTPCHSLAERIKLQKLLRPVVETILVKCADANSRTSQLSVSTLLELCKGQAGELTVGREILKSGSIGIGGIDYVLNCILGNQTESSNWQALLGRLCLTDRMLLEFPAEFYPHIISGEVLQADTVVDRYKKLLSLLNFALQFIDNSHSMVGKLSRRVFLSAARMVARVPDVFLKLWEMLSVTSSTHYTRMRRRLMAIADEMEIAEVIQLGIEDCLDCRQDGFLQPSAPDNSPVTTENNSPEHTVQLEKTGKPLCDAKSSASPEDISDTLAGISLGLPNSVTMEQPKPALQTKGRPHSQCLNSSSSSHSQLLFPTLPSPPSSTPSVPGGSVTDVSKHKTQGFIPCKIPTASPQMQRKFSLQIVRNCSEIKEPDKLSPVFTQARPMPSSHIHRPKPSRPTPGDMNKQGEVSKNSMTLDLNDIAQCDGSIGSGSSSSAIIPSEETVFTPVDEKCRLDVNTELNSSIEDLLEAMPTSDTTVTFKSEVAVLSPERAENDDTYKDDVNHNQKCKEKMEAEEEEALSIAMAMSASQDALPVVPQLQVENGEDIIIIQQDTPETLPGHTKAKHHYREDAEWLKGQQIGLGAFSSCYQAQDVGTGTLMAVKQVTYVRNTSSEQEEVVEALREEIRMMSHLNHPNIIRMLGATCEKSNYNLFIEWMAGGSVAHLLSKYGAFKESVVINYTEQLLRGLSYLHENQIIHRDVKGANLLIDSTGQRLRIADFGAAARLASKGTGAGEFQGQLLGTIAFMAPEVLRGQQYGRSCDVWSVGCAIIEMTCAKPPWNAEKHSNHLALIFKIASATTAPSIPSHLSPGLRDVTLRCLELQPQDRPPSRELLKHPVFRTTW; encoded by the exons tcGAGATATGGAGAATAAAGAAACTCTCAAGGGATTGCAGAAAATGGATGACCGCCCAGAAGAACGAATGATCAGGGAAAAACTCAAAGCCACATGTATGCCAGCCTGGAAACATGAATGGCTAGAAAGGAGGAGTAGGAGAGGCCCTGTG GTGGTAAAACCAATCCCTGTAAAAGGAGATGGCTCTGAAATCAACAAATTAACACCAGAATCTCAAACTGAAGGGCATACCAATACTTCTTCTCCTACTCCAAAAGGAAGGAGAAGTCCTTCTCCTAGCAGCTCTTCATCTTCAAATCGTACTGTTAAATCAGAATCtcctggagtaagaagaaaaagagTGTCTCCAGTGCCT TTTCAGAGTGGGAGAATCACACCACCCCGAAGAGCTCCATCCCCAGATGGCTTCTCCCCATATAGCCCAGAAGAAACAAATCGCAGAGTCAACAAAGTTATGAGAGCCAGGTTATATTTACTACAGCAGATAGGACCAAACTCTTTCTTAATCGGAGGAGACAGCCCAGACAATAAATACAGGGTGTTTATCGGACCTCAG ACTTGCAGCTGTGGGCGTGGAACATTTTGTATCCATCTGTTGTTTGTTATGCTCCGAGTATTTCAACTAGAACCCTCAGATCCAATGTTATggagaaaaactttgaaaaattttgag GTTGAGAGTTTGTTCCAGAAATATCACAGTAGGCGTAGCTCAAGGATCAAAGCTCCATCTCGTAGCACCATCCAGAAGTTTGTATCACGCATGTCAAACTCTCATACATTGTCATCATCTAATACTTCTACATCTAGTTCAGAAAACAG TATGAAGGATGAAGAGGAGCAGATGTGTcccatttgtttgttagggatgCTTGATGAAGAGAGCCTGACAGTATGTGAAGATGGCTGTAGGAACAAGTTGCACCACCACTGCATGTCAATTT gggCAGAAGAAtgtagaagaaatagagaaccTCTGATATGCCCTCTGTGTAGATCCAAGTGGAGATCTCATGATTTCTATAG CCATGAATTGCCAAGTCCTGTGGATTCCCCTTCTGTTCTTCGAGCTGCCCAACAGCAAACTGTACAACAGCAGCCTTCTGTTGGATCACAAAGAAGAAATCAGGACAGTAACTTTAACCTTACTCATTATGGAGTTCAGCAGATCCCTCCTGCCTATAAAGATTTAGCTGAGCCATGGATTCAG GTATTTGGAATGGAACTGGTGGGCTGCTTATTTTCTCGAAACTGGAATATAAGAGAGATGGCACTCAGGCGTCTTTCCCATGATGTTAGTGGTGCTTTGCTATTGGCTAATGGGGAAAGCACTGGAAATTCTGGAAACAACAATGGAAACAACCCCAGTGCTGGAGCCGCAAGTGGGTCGCCGCAAGCTGGAGCCTCTGGAGATGTGGTGGTGGAGGCTTGCTGTAGTGTGCTGTCCATGGTTTGTGCCGACCCTGTCTACAAGGTCTACGTTGCTGCTTTA aAAACATTAAGAGCCATGTTGGTGTATACTCCTTGCCATAGTTTGGCAGAAAGAATTAAACTCCAAAAACTTCTGAGGCCAGTTGTAGAAACTATATTAGTCAAATGTGCAGATGCCAATAG ccGCACAAGTCAGCTTTCAGTTTCAACATTGTTGGAGTTATGTAAGGGCCAAGCAGGAGAACTGACAGTTGGGAGAGAAATACTTAAATCAG GATCCATTGGTATTGGTGGTATTGATTATGTTTTAAATTGTATTCTTGGAAACCAAACTGAATCAAGTAATTGGCAAGCACTATTGGGGCGCCTTTGTCTTACAGACAGAATGTTGTTGGAGTTTCCAGCAGAATTTTATCCCCATATTATCAGTGGAGAAGTATTACAAGCTGATACTGTAGTAGACAG gtataaGAAACTACTGTCTCTATTGAATTTTGCTTTGCAATTCATTGATAATTCTCACTCAATGGTTGGTAAACTGTCCCGGAGGGTGTTTTTAAGTGCTGCAAGAATGGTTGCCAGAGTACCCGATGTGTTTTTAAAGCTGTGGGAAATGTTGAGTGTTACAAGCTCTACTCATTACACAAGGATGCGTCGCCGTTTGATGGCTATTGCAGATGAGATGGAAATTGCTGAAGTCATCCAGTTGGGGATAGAAGACTGTTTGGATTGCAGGCAGGATGGCTTTCTACAACCATCTGCCCCAGATAATTCCCCAGTAACAACAGAAAACAATTCCCCTGAACATACAGTCCAGTTAGAGAAAACCGGAAAACCTTTGTGTGATGCAAAATCAAGTGCCAGTCCAGAAGATATTTCTGATACATTGGCTGGCATTTCTTTAGGACTTCCTAATTCAGTAACAATGGAGCAACCAAAGCCAGCCCTTCAGACAAAAGGTAGACCCCACAGTCAATGTTTGAACTCTTCTTCATCTAGTCATTCTCAGTTATTATTCCCAACTTTGCCCTCCCCTCCTTCTTCTACTCCATCTGTACCAGGTGGTTCGGTAACAGATGTCTCTAAACACAAAACTCAGGGATTCATTCCCTGCAAAATACCCACAGCTTCTCCACAAATGCAACGAAAATTTTCTCTACAGATTGTTAGAAATTGTTCTGAAATCAAAGAACCAGATAAACTTTCCCCAGTTTTTACGCAAGCAAGGCCTATGCCTTCCAGTCACATACACAGGCCAAAGCCATCTCGACCCACACCAGGAGACATGAACAAGCAGGGAGAAGTCTCAAAAAATAGCATGACCCTTGACCTGAATGATATCGCACAATGTGATGGCAGCATTGgtagtggcagcagcagcagcgctATCATCCCAAGTGAAGAGACGGTATTCACACCAGTAGATGAGAAATGCAGATTAGATGTCAATACAGAACTTAACTCCAGTATTGAGGACCTGCTTGAGGCTATGCCTACTAGTGATACAACAGTAACCTTTAAGTCAGAGGTTGCAGTCCTTTCTCCTGAAAGGGCTGAGAATGATGACACTTACAAAGATGATGTAAATCATAACCAGAAGtgcaaagaaaaaatggaagcagaagaagaagaagcattGTCCATCGCCATGGCGATGTCTGCATCACAGGATGCCCTGCCAGTTGTTCCTCAATTACAAGTTGAAAATGGAGAAGACATAATCATTATTCAGCAAGAT ACACCGGAGACTCTGCCAGGACATACCAAAGCAAAGCACCATTATAGAGAAGATGCTGAATGGCTCAAAGGTCAGCAGATAGGCCTTGGAGCATTTTCTTCTTGTTATCAAGCTCAAGATGTAGGAACTGGAACTTTAATGGCTGTGAAACAG GTGACATATGTCAGGAATACATCTTCTGAGCAAGAGGAGGTAGTTGAAGCACTGAGAGAAGAGATTAGGATGATGAGTCACCTGAACCACCCCAATATCATCCGAATGTTGGGTGCCACGTGTGAGAAGAGCAATTATAATCTTTTCATAGAGTGGATGGCAG GAGGATCTGTGGCTCATTTGCTGAGTAAATATGGAGCCTTCAAGGAATCAGTCGTTATTAACTACACAGAGCAATTGCTTCGTGGTCTTTCTTACCTCCATGAAAATCAGATCATTCACAGAGATGTCAAag GTGCCAATTTGTTAATTGACAGCACAGGTCAGAGACTGAGAATTGCTGACTTTGGAGCTGCAGCTAGATTGGCATCAAAAGGAACAGGTGCTGGAGAGTTTCAGGGACAGTTGTTGGGAACAATTGCATTTATGGCACCTGAG GTACTAAGAGGTCAGCAATATGGTAGGAGTTGTGATGTATGGAGTGTTGGCTGTGCTATTATAGAAATGACTTGTGCTAAACCACCTTGGAATGCAGAAAAGCACTCTAATCATCTTGCTTTGATATTTAAG ATTGCTAGTGCAACTACTGCTCCTTCAATACCCTCACATCTGTCTCCTGGCTTACGAGATGTGACTCTTCGTTGTTTAGAACTTCAACCTCAGGATAGACCTCCTTCAAGAGAGCTACTGAAGCATCCAGTCTTCCGTACTACCTGGTAG